From the Danio aesculapii chromosome 9, fDanAes4.1, whole genome shotgun sequence genome, one window contains:
- the plcd4b gene encoding 1-phosphatidylinositol 4,5-bisphosphate phosphodiesterase delta-4 has translation MESPHACRQQGQQNLEAMKAGMFFRKVKSRMWRRQRHYKLQEDCKTIAYKSSWAINSYSTFSISDVEAVREGHQSEALLGVADEFPPDRCFTLVFRGRKGNLDLVAESAEEAQAWIQGVRGLMENMENMDESTKLDQWISDWFSKADRNKDGRINFKEAKKLLKMMNIDMNEEHACCLFMMADKSRSGTLEDQEFVEFYKMLTERREVLDLFQEYSSDGQILSQCDLEEFLREEQLEGESSYEHALQLIDRYEPSETARMNHSMSVDGFLMYLTSPEGSIFNPERQGIYQDMSQSLAHYYISSSHNTYLMEDQLKGPSSIEAYIQALKRGCRCVEVDCWNGANGEPVVYHGHTFTSKILLKDVITTIANYAFKASEYPLIVSIENHCTVEQQKVMAQQFREILGDMLLTSTADTEVSTELPSPEALKRKILLKGKKIGHESESPTAEVSDEDEAAEMNKESSASESLPADGKKSKQNLCKELSDIMFCKSVHFHSFEHSRISAKPYEMSSFSESKARKYSKEAGSDFVLHNTRQLIRVYPSGMRTDSSNYSPVDMWNMGCQIVALNFQTAGMEMDLNDGLFSQNGCSGYVLKPEMLRNRERHFDPEKPEEREDYNPLVFSVKVISGQQLPKLKQNEWSIVDPFVRVEIYGVPLDQAKQETKYIDNNGFNPYWNESVQFIVHTPELALVRFVVEDHDKTSRNDFIGQYTLPLSCIQPGYRHVHLLSKDGTTIRPSSIFVHIKITELNHSSNVHA, from the exons ATGGAATCACCTCACGCATGCC GTCAACAGGGCCAACAGAATCTTGAAGCCATGAAGGCAGGGATGTTTTTTCGTAAGGTGAAGTCTCGTATGTGGAGGCGCCAGCGACACTATAAACTTCAGGAGGACTGCAAGACTATCGCATATAAATCCAGCTGGGCAATAAACTCATATTCAACAT tctCCATCAGTGATGTGGAGGCTGTTCGTGAGGGTCATCAGTCCGAGGCTCTCCTCGGTGTGGCAGACGAGTTTCCTCCAGACCGCTGCTTCACGCTGGTGTTTCGCGGCCGTAAAGGAAACCTGGACCTGGTGGCCGAGTCTGCGGAGGAAGCTCAGGCCTGGATCCAGGGCGTCCGAGGCCTCATGGAGAACATGGAGAACATGGACGAGAGCACCAAACTTGACCA AtggatctcagactggttttccAAAGCAGACCGAAACAAGGATGGCCGAATCAATTTTAAAGAAGCTAAAAAACTGCTGAAAATGATGAACATCGACATGAATGAAGAACACGCATGCTGTCTATTCATG ATGGCAGATAAGTCTCGGTCAGGAACCCTGGAGGATCAGGAGTTTGTGGAGTTCTATAAGATGCTCACTGAGAGAAGGGAAGTGCTGGATTTGTTCCAGGAATATTCCAGTGACGGACAGATACTGTCCCAGTGTGATCTGGAGGAGTTCCTGAGAGAGGAGCAGCTCGAGGGGGAGAGTAGTTATGAACATGCCCTTCAGCTTATTGATCGCTATGAGCCATCAGAAACGG CCAGAATGAATCACTCGATGTCAGTCGATGGGTTCCTAATGTACCTGACGTCCCCTGAGGGATCCATCTTCAATCCAGAGCGGCAGGGCATCTATCAGGACATGAGCCAATCTCTTGCCCACTATTACATCTCGTCCTCACACAACACTTACCTGATGGAGGACCAACTAAAGGGACCAAGCAGCATTGAGGCCTACATCCA GGCTCTGAAGCGTGGCTGCAGGTGTGTAGAGGTGGACTGCTGGAATGGAGCCAACGGGGAGCCGGTAGTTTATCATGGACACACATTCACATCCAAGATTCTTCTCAAAGACGTGATCACTACTATTGCAAATTATGCCTTTAAG GCTTCTGAGTATCCGCTCATCGTGTctattgagaaccactgcactgTAGAGCAACAGAAAGTCATGGCTCAACAGTTCAGAGAAATTCTGGGCGATATGTTGCTGACCAGCACAGCAGACACTGAGGTTTCCACTGAACTGCCGTCCCCAGAG GCACTTAAGAGGAAAATCCTGTTAAAAGGGAAGAAGATTGGACACGAGTCAGAGAGCCCCACAGCTGAAGTCAGCGATGAAGACGAGGCAGCAGAAATGAATAAGGAGAGTTCGGCATCTGAGAGTCTGCCAGCAGATGGCAAG AAATCGAAGCAAAATCTATGCAAGGAGCTCTCGGACATTATGTTCTGTAAGAGTGTACATTTCCACAGCTTTGAACATTCCAGAATCTCTGCTAAGCCTTATGAGATGTCATCGTTCTCTGAGTCTAAAGCCAGAAAATATTCAAAGGAAGCAG GTTCAGATTTTGTTCTGCATAACACCAGGCAGCTGATAAGAGTGTATCCAAGTGGAATGAGGACTGATTCATCAAATTACTCTCCAGTAGACATGTGGAACATGGGATGCCAGATTG TGGCATTAAACTTCCAGACAGCAGGAATGGAAATGGATCTTAATGATGGGCTGTTTAGTCAGAATGGCTGCAGTGGATATGTTTTAAAACCCGAGATGCTGCGCAACAGAGAGAGACATTTTGATCCTGAAAAACCAGAGGAACGTGAGGATTACAACCCTTTAGTCTTCTCTGTTAAG GTTATCAGTGGACAACAGCTGCCTAAACTAAAGCAAAATGAATGGTCCATTGTAGATCCCTTTGTAAGGGTGGAGATTTATGGCGTTCCTTTGGACCAAGCCAAACAGGAGACCAAATACATCGACAACAATG GTTTCAACCCATATTGGAATGAAAGTGTACAGTTCATCGTCCACACCCCTGAGCTTGCACTGGTGCGTTTTGTAGTTGAAGACCATGACAAAACCTCAAGGAACGACTTTATAGGGCAGTACACTCTTCCATTGTCCTGTATTCAGCCAG GCTATCGCCACGTCCATCTGTTGTCCAAGGATGGAACGACTATCCGTCCATCTTCCATATTCGTTCACATCAAAATCACAGAGCTGAATCACAGTTCTAATGTCCATGCTTGA